One Danio rerio strain Tuebingen ecotype United States chromosome 7, GRCz12tu, whole genome shotgun sequence genomic window, tatgtacttatgtacatcaaaaaaaaataaaaaatgtacttactgtgtttataatgtatttgagaatacttgtggtgcttttaagttgggatagaggttgggttatggacaggtttggtggtataggTAGGTTTAGGGTGGGTTAAGGTATaaggaatggtcagcagtgtatttacaaatgtaattacaaaagttaattacagttgtaattacatacatgtatttaatcaagcatacgtacacagtaaatacatgtatttacccAATATGTACATTGTTAtgaactattaattcctgtgtaagtacatattagttaaggccacttaaaataaagtggacCATAATCTCTTCTTTTTGATCTCttcttttaatctttttaaataataggtcacctatggctttcgtcatgagccatggctgtcTTCAAAATTATGctgttttcaaaatgttttcaaagtgcactgtcaTGGGAACGCAATTGTAAAAATGAAGattactaaaactgaactgtaaaaatactttgaaagcaaattacacctaagagagattttttttttttaaataattccaatTTTAAATGTTAGAATATTCTAAATGAACAGTGCATAGGGTGGATGAATGGGAATATAATttagccaggaactatgtttctaactacagctccagaggtgtagtcgAAAGCATACAAGAGTGACCTCACAGCTTCTTAAATGTTGGTGCCGTCACTTACTGATCTACaattggtaaatgtagcttgtgtggacgttactgcgctacttgactaaaaaaaatgctttgctaCAAAAAAAGCTTTTTGGTTTAAAAAAGTAGAGATGCTACACCCATTCttctgagaaatgtagttaagctagtacaCTGACGCCATGATACATTTCAatagaatattttaaaaacaaagtgtCACTGGTTATTGAAAAGAAAGAGATTTTCAAGTTCATCCAAGATGTGTTCATTTATCTTTCAAAAAGATGTTTCTGAGGCTGTGCTTCTTTATGGGCATTGTTGTTTATGGTTGTTTTCTTTACCCATACAGTCTTTTACTTTTAATGCCTCTGTTATATCATTAATCAAAGCTCTGAGTTGCCTTAACGCAGCATGTTCCAGTGCAGTAGTCTGTTACATTTTTCAAGCATCAGCACTTTCTCCAGCACCATCTCTTGCTATTTTAAGAACAGGAGCAGAATGATTGTCTCTCAGTTCTATTGCCTTGTTTCTGTCTTATGGGATGATTCTGTCCATATTGTGACCCTTTCTCTCTGCCTTTTTTCTCAGCAGGTTACCATCAAAATGGTGGCCAGAGAGGCAAGTGGGCACAGCTACCTGGTGGCATGCTGGCAGCCCATTCTCATTCTGATGCTGGGTACTGTGCTGTCTGGCTCTGCCACGGGCTGCCCCTCTCGATGCGAGTGCAGTGCCCAGGAGCGCTCGGTCGTGTGCCATCGGCGAAAGCTGATCACCCTCCCCGAGGGAATTCCCATTGACACGCGGCTGTTAGACCTCAGCAAGAACCGCTTGAAAGCCATCAACCCTGAGGAATTTCTCAACTACCCACAACTGGAGGATCTACAGCTTAATGAGAACATAATTTCCGTCATTGAACCAGGGGCCTTCAGCAACCTCCTTGGCTTGCGAACGCTGGGACTACGCAACAATAATCTCAAGCTGATCCAGCTGGGTGTTTTCACTGGCCTCAGTAACCTCACTCGGTTAGACATTAGTGAGAATAAAATTGTCATTTTGTTGGACTACATGTTTCAAGAACTCTACAACCTGAAAGAGCTGGAGGTGGGGGATAATGACCTGGTGTTCATTTCCCACAGGGCCTTTCATGGCCTCAGCAGCCTGGAGCAGCTTACAATGGAAAGATGCAACCTGACCTCTGTGCCCACAGAGGCCTTCAGTCATCTTCACAACTTGCTGACCCTTAAGCTGCGGCATCTCAACGTCAATGTCATTCGAGACTTTTCCTTTAGGAGGCTCTATCGACTAAAAATCTTGGAGATAGCTAACTGGCCTCTCTTAGAATCCTTGACCGCAAAGTCCCTGCACGGGCTGAATATCACAACTTTGAGCATCACAAACTGCAATCTCACTGCCGTCCCTTACGTGGCCATTCAACACCTGGTGTACCTCCGCTTTTTCAACCTGTCCTTCAATCCCATTGAGGTTGTGGAGGGCAACAAAATGCACAATTTGCTGAGGCTCCAGGCGTTTCACTTAGTTGGGGGCCGGCTAGTCAGCATTGAGCCCTATTCATTCAAAGGACTCAACTACCTTCGGGTTCTCAATGTATCCAGCAATAGTCTAAGCACTTTAGAGGAATCTGCCTTTCACTCGGTGGGCAACTTGGAGACTCTAGCTCTTCATGACAACCCCCTGGCATGCGACTGTCGTCTCCTCTGGGTCTTTCGCCGCCGATGGAGACTTAATTTCAACCGCCAGCAGCCATCTTGCGAAACGCCAGAGTTTTTGCAGGGTAAGGAGTTTAAAGACTTCCCGGATGTTCTCCCACCAAATTATTTCACTTGTCAGAAGTCCAAGATTCGGGATCACAAAGCCATTCATAGATTTGTTGATGAGGGGACCACTGTGCAATTCCCTTGCCAAGCAGATGGAGACCCAACTCCCATGATTATGTGGCAGTCTCCAAAAAAGCAATTCATCACAACTAAAAGCATCGGCCGGCTGTCTGTGTCCCTGGATGGCACCCTAGAGGTTAGATATGCCCAAATACAAGACAATGGCACGTACACGTGCTTTGCTGTCAATGCAGGAGGTAATGACACCCGTTTGGCTCACCTACATGTTCATAGCTACTCTCCCAACTGGCCCCATCAGCCCAATAAGACCTTTGCCTTTATTTTGAACCAGCCCAGTGATAACAGTGCCAATGGGACTGGTGCGATGGATCCCTTCCCCTTTGATATGAAGACCCTCATTATTGCTACCACCATGGGGTTTATCTCTTTCCTGGGAGTGGTCCTCTTCTGTCTGGTGCTCTTGTTCCTGTGGAGTCGAGGGAAAGGCAATGCCAAGCCAAACATTGAGATTGAGTATGTGCCACGGAAAGTAGATGGAGAAAACAGCCCGAATGAGGGATCTCACAAGATCAGTATGAAGATGATATAAAAGACTAATCGCCATTGTGTGTGCATTACGTGAATAGGTGTTCTTTACAACAGACTTACATTGAGGGAGGAAAGAGGGCGTAATCCTTGCAATGGAATTGTGAAAAGAACATTGTTCTGACAAAagccttttacattttttttacagactgtacaaataaaaaagaTCACACAGGGATTGAGTCCTCAAAGGGAAAGCAGACAGGTCATTTGAAGGTTTCAAAATTCTGTGTATTCGTTCGGGTAAGTGTTGAAAAACATAGTCCTGTTGAAATTTGTGCGAATGCCAGAATCCAGAGGACCAGTATGTGTCTATACTAGTCCTCTTGTCTCTTTTTTCTGTACATAACAGTTTCGATGTACATCGGGCAATACAGTGGTTGAATGCAGCCAATCAGAGGTTATGGGTTGTTGTTGAGCCTACTGGAG contains:
- the lingo1b gene encoding leucine-rich repeat and immunoglobulin-like domain-containing nogo receptor-interacting protein 1-B precursor; its protein translation is MTFLQVTIKMVAREASGHSYLVACWQPILILMLGTVLSGSATGCPSRCECSAQERSVVCHRRKLITLPEGIPIDTRLLDLSKNRLKAINPEEFLNYPQLEDLQLNENIISVIEPGAFSNLLGLRTLGLRNNNLKLIQLGVFTGLSNLTRLDISENKIVILLDYMFQELYNLKELEVGDNDLVFISHRAFHGLSSLEQLTMERCNLTSVPTEAFSHLHNLLTLKLRHLNVNVIRDFSFRRLYRLKILEIANWPLLESLTAKSLHGLNITTLSITNCNLTAVPYVAIQHLVYLRFFNLSFNPIEVVEGNKMHNLLRLQAFHLVGGRLVSIEPYSFKGLNYLRVLNVSSNSLSTLEESAFHSVGNLETLALHDNPLACDCRLLWVFRRRWRLNFNRQQPSCETPEFLQGKEFKDFPDVLPPNYFTCQKSKIRDHKAIHRFVDEGTTVQFPCQADGDPTPMIMWQSPKKQFITTKSIGRLSVSLDGTLEVRYAQIQDNGTYTCFAVNAGGNDTRLAHLHVHSYSPNWPHQPNKTFAFILNQPSDNSANGTGAMDPFPFDMKTLIIATTMGFISFLGVVLFCLVLLFLWSRGKGNAKPNIEIEYVPRKVDGENSPNEGSHKISMKMI
- the lingo1b gene encoding leucine-rich repeat and immunoglobulin-like domain-containing nogo receptor-interacting protein 1-B isoform X1: MTFLVTIKMVAREASGHSYLVACWQPILILMLGTVLSGSATGCPSRCECSAQERSVVCHRRKLITLPEGIPIDTRLLDLSKNRLKAINPEEFLNYPQLEDLQLNENIISVIEPGAFSNLLGLRTLGLRNNNLKLIQLGVFTGLSNLTRLDISENKIVILLDYMFQELYNLKELEVGDNDLVFISHRAFHGLSSLEQLTMERCNLTSVPTEAFSHLHNLLTLKLRHLNVNVIRDFSFRRLYRLKILEIANWPLLESLTAKSLHGLNITTLSITNCNLTAVPYVAIQHLVYLRFFNLSFNPIEVVEGNKMHNLLRLQAFHLVGGRLVSIEPYSFKGLNYLRVLNVSSNSLSTLEESAFHSVGNLETLALHDNPLACDCRLLWVFRRRWRLNFNRQQPSCETPEFLQGKEFKDFPDVLPPNYFTCQKSKIRDHKAIHRFVDEGTTVQFPCQADGDPTPMIMWQSPKKQFITTKSIGRLSVSLDGTLEVRYAQIQDNGTYTCFAVNAGGNDTRLAHLHVHSYSPNWPHQPNKTFAFILNQPSDNSANGTGAMDPFPFDMKTLIIATTMGFISFLGVVLFCLVLLFLWSRGKGNAKPNIEIEYVPRKVDGENSPNEGSHKISMKMI